The genomic region ACTGGTTCAGCCAGGATCTGTCTTCTGCATAGGTGGGAGTCTGCAAAAAGTCCAGGGCCAATTCCAATAGGTTTTTTTCTCGACGAGTCAGCGATCGCTGCGCTAAATCACCTCCTGTTGCATCATCCTTCCAAAACAGACGGCCTGTTCCTTGATGAAGAATGATGCCCTTTAAATCATCCGGTGTGAGTTGCTGTAAGCACGCTTCTCTATCCAGGGCTATTGTCATAGTTCTTCCTCCAAGCGTTGTCGCTCTGTCTCGGCAACACTTTGAATCAGGCTATGCAAACGATACCGATAAGGACGATAGGACGTATCTTTTTCTAACAAAAATCGCTGTTGCAAAACCTCAAAGGCTAGTTTTTGTTGCTCAGCAGGATAGTGGCGGATACGCTGGAGCCAGCGTTCTCGTTCTGCAGGCTTGTAGAAAATAGAACCCTGGCAAATTAACTCAAAAGCGATCGGATGGTCGCGCTGCAAACGCAGAAAAGTTTTCTCGACTCGCCGTCTGACCTCAACGACTAATCTGCGACTCGTTCCATATAATGGCAGCGAGGGAGCAGAACCCTCTCCCCGATCGGTTTCCCTCAAGCGCAGCATCTCCTCAATATCAGGGCCATGCTCCTGCCAGAACAACTGCACATCACCCTGGTAGGCCGATCTCAGTTCACCAATAATCACCCGCAGAGCCAGGGGATGTCCTTCATAAATCTGGATGATTTTTTTCAAACAGGTTTCGTCACCCATTTGGATGGAGATGTCCCATTGCCGAAACAACTGCAGAGACTCCACTTCCGTAAAGCCCCTTACAGGTTGCTGCAGCCATCGATCGGGATATCGACCTTCAGGACAAATGGGAGGTTGATCCTGGGAAGTCAAGATTATCCGACTGGGCATGGTTTTGGCACTGGCCATCTGCATGAAAAATGCTTCGTATAGCGGGTCGATAAATCGAAATTGCCCCTGGGCATCCGATTGCATAATTTCTTCCACCATGTCCAGGACCAGCAGGTGGGGGCGGGTTTGAAGCGCATGGATCATAGCCCTTAGCCACTGTTCTGAATCCTTTTGAGGCATGAGTTGGGAATCCTGATCGGGCAGCAAGGTCTGCACCAGAGTTTCAAAGCTGGGGGATTGTCGGGTCAGCAGAATTTTATGCCCGCAGGTTCCCTCTGGCCAAAGGGAAGTATCTTTCAGCAATCGCAGAGCCAGAGTAGTTTTGCCAATACCTGTTATCCCCTCCAGGCTCAAAATCCGACAATCGGCCTGTAATCGCTGACTGACTGTTTCCAGCAAGGCTTGCCGCCCCACCCAGCGGATTTCCCCACACTCGCCGTCATCATCTTCAAAGCAAAATTCGGAGTCGGTTTTGTCAGCCTGTACAAGGGGAGGGGAAAAGTTTGTTGAGGGTTGGTGGTGAAGCGATTGTTTCTGCGCATCCAGGCGCTGTAATCCTTCCAAGATGGAATCTCGAAAGCCCAGTCTTGTCTTGCGAATCGGGATGTCCAGAATATCAGACAATAAAGCCCAAAGTTTTCGCCCTTCATCCCGCAAGGAAGTGGTGTTGTAGTCCACTCTAAAGTTGCCTTCCCGGCTCCAGATGCCAGGCATTTCCTCATAGGTATACCCCTGGTAGGCAGATTGAAAAATCCTGCGTTGCAAGGGAGTTAATGCTTCACCTGTTTTTGTTTTCACCAGTTGGTTGATCTGGTGGAGCACAGCAACCTCATCCATAGGGGAATATGCCAGAGAAGTGCTTCAACTTGACTCAACATTTTCCTACATTATTCCTGGTTTTCTGAGAAGCTTTGGATTCTTTTAGTTTTTCAGAGTAAAACCCAAAAATGTTTTGCTTGATCTTCACTCGAAAATTTTCAACAAAAACCTATATTTTTAAGTCGAAAAGATCAAATACTAAGCCATGCAAGAACTGCAGATTTACTGAAATACTCCGAGAATTGCATTGTTGTAGCAGCCAGAAAAATCTGGACATCGCCAATCTTCTTGACTTGACTATGGTATATGATGAAACTGGAGAAATATTAATGGAAATCAAATCCACTGAATTCACGTTTATAAAGTGTTTCCATCATGCAGAGAAATCTTTGCTTGCACCTTTGGTGATTGCCTGTTTACTCAGTTTTGGCTCTGCAGTTCAAGCTGCAACTCTTAATACCTGGAGTGAAATATTGGATTCACCTAATGACAGTATTCAAGGTGATACTGTAGGTGGGACTGTTTATGAAATCTATAAGGCATTTTACAGACAGAGAGAAGAAAGGATTGACCTTGCCTTCAATACAAACTTCCCTTTTCAGGGTGTGAGTAGTTCTTTTGCCAGTGATGGCTATATCGGCTTTGGTGATATCATTATCAATACCACAGGCCAGAATTTGAGTGCTGCTCAGGGAGAATTATTTGCAATTCGAGCTGTCTCAAATAACAATTCAGCAGCTCCTAATTTGGGTTTATTGGGAGATGTGTCTGCTAAATCTGTTG from Leptolyngbya sp. 'hensonii' harbors:
- a CDS encoding ATP-binding protein, whose amino-acid sequence is MDEVAVLHQINQLVKTKTGEALTPLQRRIFQSAYQGYTYEEMPGIWSREGNFRVDYNTTSLRDEGRKLWALLSDILDIPIRKTRLGFRDSILEGLQRLDAQKQSLHHQPSTNFSPPLVQADKTDSEFCFEDDDGECGEIRWVGRQALLETVSQRLQADCRILSLEGITGIGKTTLALRLLKDTSLWPEGTCGHKILLTRQSPSFETLVQTLLPDQDSQLMPQKDSEQWLRAMIHALQTRPHLLVLDMVEEIMQSDAQGQFRFIDPLYEAFFMQMASAKTMPSRIILTSQDQPPICPEGRYPDRWLQQPVRGFTEVESLQLFRQWDISIQMGDETCLKKIIQIYEGHPLALRVIIGELRSAYQGDVQLFWQEHGPDIEEMLRLRETDRGEGSAPSLPLYGTSRRLVVEVRRRVEKTFLRLQRDHPIAFELICQGSIFYKPAERERWLQRIRHYPAEQQKLAFEVLQQRFLLEKDTSYRPYRYRLHSLIQSVAETERQRLEEEL
- a CDS encoding XDD3 family exosortase-dependent surface protein gives rise to the protein MVYDETGEILMEIKSTEFTFIKCFHHAEKSLLAPLVIACLLSFGSAVQAATLNTWSEILDSPNDSIQGDTVGGTVYEIYKAFYRQREERIDLAFNTNFPFQGVSSSFASDGYIGFGDIIINTTGQNLSAAQGELFAIRAVSNNNSAAPNLGLLGDVSAKSVASQNGLKPANLQAYNSYVQSNGGQPSIGDLPANTIYFDQNVHIPNVIASGTWLDNVQWLSPADLSGLGGPGQYTYGVSFASSILPDGSFIFHWGPECNNDVIAGIVEKIRVPEPSNVLGFALMLIGLATKFITGVVKPALK